The Rana temporaria chromosome 4, aRanTem1.1, whole genome shotgun sequence genome contains a region encoding:
- the LOC120936658 gene encoding G-protein coupled receptor 87-like isoform X3, producing the protein MTNQDSNSTALTELLRIIFPVLYLVIFLASVMLNGLAVWIFFHIRNKTSFILYLKNIMVADLLMTVSFPFKIVHTSGIAPWHFNVYLCRYTSILFYTSMYISIIFLGLISIDRYLKVVKPFGSSKMYSIKFTKMVSMCVWTAMFLFALPNVILTNAQPTRDNVSDCRKLKSPVGAKWHEATTYINMIMFFTVMVVLIACYISISHHIQKSSKPFISCSGRTRRHNQSIRVVVAVFFVCFLPYHLCGLPFLFSQLDTMLDKDIYKILVYCKEATLFLSACNVCLDPIIYFFMCRSFSQRLFNRSSIRSRSESIKSLQSVRKSEVRIYCEYTEV; encoded by the coding sequence ATGACAAACCAAGACAGTAACTCTACAGCTCTCACAGAACTCTTAAGAATTATATTTCCTGTGTTATACCTTGTCATATTCCTGGCAAGTGTCATGCTGAATGGTCTTGCGGTCTGGATTTTCTTCCACATAAGAAACAAGACTAGCTTCATTTTGTATCTCAAGAATATAATGGTTGCTGATCTGCTCATGACAGTGTCCTTTCCATTTAAAATCGTGCACACCTCTGGGATTGCTCCATGGCATTTCAACGTCTACCTTTGCCGCTACACCAGCATCTTGTTCTACACAAGCATGTACATTAGCATTATCTTCCTTGGGCTAATTAGCATCGACAGATACCTAAAAGTGGTAAAACCATTTGGTAGTTCAAAAATGTACAGCATCAAGTTCACAAAGATGGTGTCTATGTGTGTTTGGACGGCCATGTTCTTGTTTGCCTTGCCGAACGTTATCCTTACAAATGCACAACCGACCAGAGATAATGTCAGTGACTGCAGAAAACTCAAGAGCCCGGTTGGAGCTAAATGGCATGAAGCGACTACTTATATTAATATGATAATGTTCTTCACCGTGATGGTGGTGTTAATTGCATGTTACATTTCAATATCCCACCACATCCAAAAGTCCAGCAAGCCTTTTATCAGTTGTTCAGGCCGGACAAGAAGACACAATCAGAGCATACGCGTTGTTGTCgctgtgttttttgtatgtttcttGCCCTATCACCTTTGTGGGCTGCCCTTCCTCTTCAGCCAGTTGGATACAATGTTGGATAAGGATATATACAAAATCTTAGTATACTGCAAGGAAGCCACTCTTTTTCTTTCAGCCTGCAATGTGTGTCTGGACCCTATCATCTATTTCTTCATGTGCAGATCCTTTTCTCAGAGGCTGTTCAACAGATCAAGCATCCGATCACGGAGTGAGAGTATAAAATCTCTACAGAGTGTGCGGAAATCCGAAGTACGGATATACTGTGAATATACCGAGGTGTGA
- the LOC120936658 gene encoding G-protein coupled receptor 87-like isoform X2, translating into MDLRSHSPEDRKGEEYINMTNQDSNSTALTELLRIIFPVLYLVIFLASVMLNGLAVWIFFHIRNKTSFILYLKNIMVADLLMTVSFPFKIVHTSGIAPWHFNVYLCRYTSILFYTSMYISIIFLGLISIDRYLKVVKPFGSSKMYSIKFTKMVSMCVWTAMFLFALPNVILTNAQPTRDNVSDCRKLKSPVGAKWHEATTYINMIMFFTVMVVLIACYISISHHIQKSSKPFISCSGRTRRHNQSIRVVVAVFFVCFLPYHLCGLPFLFSQLDTMLDKDIYKILVYCKEATLFLSACNVCLDPIIYFFMCRSFSQRLFNRSSIRSRSESIKSLQSVRKSEVRIYCEYTEV; encoded by the coding sequence AAGACAGAAAAGGTGAAGAATACATTAACATGACAAACCAAGACAGTAACTCTACAGCTCTCACAGAACTCTTAAGAATTATATTTCCTGTGTTATACCTTGTCATATTCCTGGCAAGTGTCATGCTGAATGGTCTTGCGGTCTGGATTTTCTTCCACATAAGAAACAAGACTAGCTTCATTTTGTATCTCAAGAATATAATGGTTGCTGATCTGCTCATGACAGTGTCCTTTCCATTTAAAATCGTGCACACCTCTGGGATTGCTCCATGGCATTTCAACGTCTACCTTTGCCGCTACACCAGCATCTTGTTCTACACAAGCATGTACATTAGCATTATCTTCCTTGGGCTAATTAGCATCGACAGATACCTAAAAGTGGTAAAACCATTTGGTAGTTCAAAAATGTACAGCATCAAGTTCACAAAGATGGTGTCTATGTGTGTTTGGACGGCCATGTTCTTGTTTGCCTTGCCGAACGTTATCCTTACAAATGCACAACCGACCAGAGATAATGTCAGTGACTGCAGAAAACTCAAGAGCCCGGTTGGAGCTAAATGGCATGAAGCGACTACTTATATTAATATGATAATGTTCTTCACCGTGATGGTGGTGTTAATTGCATGTTACATTTCAATATCCCACCACATCCAAAAGTCCAGCAAGCCTTTTATCAGTTGTTCAGGCCGGACAAGAAGACACAATCAGAGCATACGCGTTGTTGTCgctgtgttttttgtatgtttcttGCCCTATCACCTTTGTGGGCTGCCCTTCCTCTTCAGCCAGTTGGATACAATGTTGGATAAGGATATATACAAAATCTTAGTATACTGCAAGGAAGCCACTCTTTTTCTTTCAGCCTGCAATGTGTGTCTGGACCCTATCATCTATTTCTTCATGTGCAGATCCTTTTCTCAGAGGCTGTTCAACAGATCAAGCATCCGATCACGGAGTGAGAGTATAAAATCTCTACAGAGTGTGCGGAAATCCGAAGTACGGATATACTGTGAATATACCGAGGTGTGA